In Rhodoferax koreense, a genomic segment contains:
- a CDS encoding phosphoadenosine phosphosulfate reductase family protein — protein sequence METVSTIHVISVSGGKDSLATLLIAIARCGLANVVAIFCDTGNEHDDTYAYLDYLEGVLGIKIVRLKADFTEQVLAKRQFIARDMRTRREYDTRLVFEADGVTPVPKRDGRGVIVLNKKGKPVQKTVKVGGGRRVRWSNKAKRRALSVMFPTGNPFLDLCMWKGRFPSRKAQFCTEELKRNMAVGFQMELMDAGHNVVSWQGVRRDESENRRDAKKIERVGRGLWIFRPIVEWSAAQVFELAASRGIRPNPLYLQGMGRVGCLPCINCSKPELRQIAARFPEHPARIAEWERIVGMCSKRGYSTFMTDAHPAKDRRVIFMALNIEARVEWSKTTRGGKQFNLLDEVENDGEAGCSSSYGLCDQGETA from the coding sequence ATGGAAACGGTGAGCACGATACACGTCATTTCCGTGTCTGGCGGCAAAGACAGCCTGGCAACGCTGCTGATTGCCATCGCGCGCTGCGGTCTTGCCAACGTGGTCGCGATCTTCTGTGATACCGGCAACGAGCACGACGACACCTACGCCTACCTCGACTATCTCGAGGGGGTGCTCGGCATCAAGATCGTCAGGCTAAAGGCCGACTTCACCGAGCAGGTTCTGGCGAAGCGGCAGTTCATCGCCCGCGATATGCGCACCCGTCGGGAATACGACACGCGCCTGGTATTCGAGGCCGACGGCGTGACGCCGGTGCCAAAGCGCGACGGCCGCGGCGTGATCGTGTTGAACAAGAAGGGCAAGCCAGTGCAGAAAACGGTGAAGGTCGGCGGCGGCCGGCGTGTCCGCTGGAGCAACAAGGCGAAGCGTCGCGCGCTGTCGGTCATGTTCCCGACTGGCAACCCATTTCTCGACCTGTGCATGTGGAAGGGGCGTTTCCCCAGCCGCAAGGCGCAGTTCTGCACCGAGGAACTGAAGCGCAACATGGCTGTCGGCTTCCAGATGGAATTGATGGATGCGGGCCATAACGTCGTGAGCTGGCAGGGTGTACGCCGCGACGAGTCGGAAAACCGGCGTGACGCGAAGAAGATCGAACGCGTCGGCCGCGGTCTGTGGATCTTCCGGCCCATCGTGGAATGGTCGGCGGCGCAAGTTTTCGAGCTGGCGGCCTCGCGCGGCATTCGCCCAAATCCGCTTTACCTCCAGGGCATGGGACGCGTCGGTTGCCTGCCGTGCATCAATTGCAGCAAGCCCGAACTGCGCCAGATAGCCGCACGCTTCCCAGAGCATCCAGCCCGCATCGCCGAGTGGGAGCGCATCGTCGGAATGTGCTCCAAGCGCGGATACAGCACCTTCATGACCGATGCCCACCCGGCCAAGGATCGCCGCGTCATCTTCATGGCGTTGAACATCGAAGCTCGCGTGGAATGGTCCAAGACCACGCGCGGCGGCAAGCAGTTCAACCTGCTCGACGAAGTGGAAAACGACGGCGAGGCCGGCTGCAGCTCGTCCTACGGCCTATGCGATCAGGGAGAGACCGCGTGA
- a CDS encoding replicative DNA helicase produces the protein MNAPYEPEMLDAIASTEAEQALLGGLLMDDRLWDAVGDVLKPSDFFGELHQSIFSTLMVQIIANKPVDVISVFDTMRGQVELKYLHRLSQFAPSFSSMRQYAGIIRERSVSRDLLAAAAEIQDLARDHTIPFETRMDEAAGKLAKLLPDSPRDDWQDAGDGMMQFLEGIDRAHNGEEDFLPTGLKEIDDKLDGGMRKGEVIVIAGRPGMGKTALGMTICENVADAGEQVGFLSMEMPKAQVNRRRVAMKSGVPLHKLKRPERMSDFDWSQMTAAVEKVRLSPMDVSDQGGLNINQVRLKARKLKRRKGLRVLMIDYIGLMEGTDKKANRSTQLGEVSRGIKALAKELDCTVLLLAQLNRDVEKRPNQRPMMSDLRECGDIEQDADIILFVHRPIHIKPDLGPEWKRYAEIILGKQRDGDSGMVLDMQYVGESVHFFDWVGERPTSLVLTKRSEL, from the coding sequence ATGAACGCCCCCTACGAACCCGAGATGCTCGACGCCATCGCGAGCACCGAGGCAGAGCAGGCGCTGCTGGGCGGCCTGCTGATGGACGACCGGCTGTGGGACGCGGTCGGCGACGTGCTGAAGCCCTCCGACTTCTTTGGCGAGCTGCATCAGTCGATTTTCTCGACCCTCATGGTGCAGATCATCGCGAACAAGCCCGTCGACGTGATTAGCGTGTTCGACACGATGCGCGGCCAGGTCGAGCTGAAGTACCTGCACCGCTTGAGCCAGTTCGCGCCGTCGTTCTCGAGCATGCGGCAGTACGCCGGCATCATCCGCGAGCGATCGGTGAGCCGCGATTTGCTGGCTGCCGCCGCCGAGATCCAGGACTTGGCCCGCGATCACACCATCCCGTTCGAAACGCGAATGGACGAGGCTGCCGGCAAGCTGGCCAAGCTGCTGCCGGACTCGCCGCGCGACGACTGGCAGGATGCTGGCGACGGCATGATGCAGTTCCTGGAAGGGATCGATCGCGCGCACAACGGCGAGGAGGACTTTCTTCCGACCGGGCTGAAAGAGATCGACGACAAGCTCGATGGCGGCATGCGCAAGGGCGAGGTGATCGTGATCGCCGGCCGGCCAGGCATGGGCAAGACAGCGCTGGGCATGACCATCTGCGAGAACGTGGCCGATGCCGGCGAGCAGGTCGGTTTCCTGTCGATGGAAATGCCGAAGGCGCAGGTCAACCGGCGCCGCGTCGCGATGAAGTCCGGCGTGCCGTTGCACAAGCTGAAGCGACCGGAACGCATGAGCGACTTCGACTGGTCGCAGATGACGGCCGCCGTCGAGAAGGTGCGCCTGTCCCCCATGGACGTGAGCGACCAGGGCGGCCTGAACATCAACCAGGTGCGCCTGAAGGCTCGGAAGCTGAAGCGCCGCAAGGGCCTGCGGGTCCTGATGATCGACTACATCGGCCTGATGGAAGGCACGGACAAGAAGGCCAACCGTAGCACGCAGCTCGGCGAAGTCAGCCGCGGCATCAAGGCGCTGGCCAAGGAACTGGACTGCACGGTGCTGCTGCTGGCCCAGCTCAATCGCGACGTCGAGAAGCGCCCAAACCAGCGCCCCATGATGTCCGACCTTCGGGAATGCGGCGACATCGAGCAGGACGCCGACATCATCCTGTTCGTCCACCGGCCGATCCACATCAAGCCCGACCTGGGCCCCGAGTGGAAACGCTACGCCGAGATCATCCTCGGCAAGCAGCGCGACGGCGACAGCGGGATGGTGCTGGACATGCAGTACGTCGGCGAGTCGGTGCACTTCTTCGACTGGGTGGGCGAGCGGCCGACCTCCCTGGTGCTGACCAAGAGGTCCGAGCTGTGA